The sequence AAGGCCCACGAATGTAATATTAAGATTGATAATAATTATAAATCAGCAGAAGTAGTTACTAAAATAGCCAGATGTAGTTTATTACTTAAGGATTATGAGGATAGCATAAAGTTAAATAAACATGCATTAGCGATTTTAGAAAAGAGCAATATAGAAAGTGAAAATTTATATAAAAGATGTTTATTTAATATAGCCATTGCATATAAAGACCTTAGGAATCATGAAAAGGTATTGGAATATTTATACAAAATAGAAAACAGTGGATACCAACTTTCTGACAGTCAATCTATAGATATATTTATTTTGAAAGGGAATTCCTATTATGGAAATGGAGATTATAATGAAGCTGAAATATATTATAAAAAAGCAATAGAGCTTGCAGAGAAAAAAAAGGATAGAGAACGGTTATCACTTGTGTATATGAATATTAGTGCATTGTATAATAAAATAGGGAAAGTTGAAAAAACGATTAATTTTGGAAAAAAGGCTCTTGAGAATATGAAAGGTATTAATGTAAAAGGAAGAGAAGAAAAGATGTTGATGATTGCTCGAGGTTATAAAAGCTTGGAAGAATATGACCTAGCAGAAAAATATTTATTAAGAGCTCTCAAGGAGACAGATTATACTTCTGATTTAAATGTTAAGATAGAGATATACTTAGAATTATTAACCCTTTACCAGTCTACGAATGAACATTATTTAATAATGAGACTTATAGAAGAAGTTGAAGAACTATATAAAGATAATGATATAAGTAAATATAAAAGAGAGGCTAGGAAGCTAGAACGATTTCTAATTATATCTATTTATCATTTAATAGATAAAGACATAGAAAAAAGCAAAGAGCTTTTAAAGTTATTAATTAAAAAGGGGGATGATTATGAAAACTAGAAAGGTATTATTAGTATTATGTATTGTTTCATTGTTAACAGTTGGATTAACTTCGATTGCATCAGCTGAGGGAGCAGAAGATCCGTGGCCTTGGAGTATTGGAACAGTAGAAGCTGAATAATTTTACTTTAAAAAAAGGACATAAAATTTTTTTAACTACTGTGTGCACTGCACAGTAGTTTTTCTTT comes from Caldisalinibacter kiritimatiensis and encodes:
- a CDS encoding tetratricopeptide repeat protein — protein: MYILEENILPVPEKIKSIRKYLGLKQEELTDGQISRSLISYIENGKVKLTKTVAETIAKCIKEVLINKDIHLDIDADYLMSDEIKQANIAIEKYLTKLNKAVKENDEELIKEIIKKEKIWSKWDVPEKQAVIYELIGDYYYNNMKFRDGYMYYIKAHECNIKIDNNYKSAEVVTKIARCSLLLKDYEDSIKLNKHALAILEKSNIESENLYKRCLFNIAIAYKDLRNHEKVLEYLYKIENSGYQLSDSQSIDIFILKGNSYYGNGDYNEAEIYYKKAIELAEKKKDRERLSLVYMNISALYNKIGKVEKTINFGKKALENMKGINVKGREEKMLMIARGYKSLEEYDLAEKYLLRALKETDYTSDLNVKIEIYLELLTLYQSTNEHYLIMRLIEEVEELYKDNDISKYKREARKLERFLIISIYHLIDKDIEKSKELLKLLIKKGDDYEN